Genomic segment of Bacteroidales bacterium:
ATTGATTTTCAATAGCTGCCTCTATTCTCTGTAGATTTTGTTCATTGATTTCATGATTCCTGTATTTTCGGAATACTGCACACATCAGTTCAACAAGAGCCAGCTCTAAAACCCATATATCATTTGATGGATTGTCAATAATCTCTTTCACCTTGTTCGATCCTGCTTCATTGCTGAAAAGTTTTACCAGGGCAGAGGTATCAAAATAGTATGTCATATCCTTTCTTCTCTCCCAATATTAATATCCGATGAGGTTAATCCTGCGGCGCCGGTGAGCTTGATTACCTCATCATAATAGTTCGTTTTTGGGATTAGTTTACTTCTGTGTGGCTTGCGATCACCGGTAAGAGAGTCGATCAGGATTTCAACAATCCTCAAATCATAAGGATCAAGCCCATCAACTTTTGACTTAATTTTCTCTTTTAGTTTCATGGTTTTTTTCGCAAAGATATGAATACTTTCTTTTATCAATTGAAGATCCCATTGTTCAGACGAGACGTTTAGACGAGGCTCCTGCCTCTATCCCTCGTCTGGTCTATCACGGCAGGCTCCGGCCTGCCATATTAATCTACTGGCTGCCGCGTTAAATGCCAAAAACCATTTCGCAGGCTGGAGCCTGCAGAAATAGATGCGGCTTAGGCTGGAGCCTAAGCCGAACAGCGGAGTGGAATGTTGAAATGACGAAAACCTGACAGTCCCGCACGTGCGGGATTAAGATCTGTCAGTGTTTTATTAAGAACCACCGAAAATTTAACATTAATTTATAGTTTACAACCACCAACTGAGCGGTATATTTTTTTACTTTTGCCCTCCATTCAAAACAGCAATATGCCTACAACGTTACGCTCATTTTCCGCACTGCTTTTACTCTCTTTGCTTACATCTGTCCTTTTTGCGCAGATACCCCCGAATTACTACAACTCAGCGCAGGGACTCACCGGCGCCAGCCTCAAAACAGCCCTGCACAACATCATCGATGACCATACGGAAAAATCCTATGATTACCTCTGGACGGCCTTTCAGACAACCGACGACAAGTCCAACGGCAAGGTGTGGGACATGTACAGCGACCTCCCCGGTAATCCTCCCTACGAGTATACCTTCTCCGCTGACCAATGTTCAGAAGCCACTGCTCCCTACGAAAACTATTGCTACAACCGTGAGCACTCCTGGCCGCGAAGCTGGTACGGCGGCGCCGAGGATGTCCCGATGTACACCGACCTTTTCCATGTTTACCCCACCGATGCCTGGGTGAACGAGCAGCGGTCGAATTTTCCCTACGGGCAGGTGAACTCACCCTCCACCACCACGCAAAACGGCAGCAAGTTAGGTTCATGCAGTTATCCGGGTTACTCCGGCACGGTGTTCGAACCCATTGACGCCTACAAGGGAGACTTTGCCCGCACTTACTTTTACATGGTGACCCGCTACGAAGACCTGGTGGCCACCTGGTACAGCAACTCCAGCGAAGCCAATGCCGTGCTGCAGCCCAATACTTTTCCGGTGTTCGAAACCTGGTTCCTGAACATGCTGATTGCCTGGCACAACGCCGACCCCGTATCGGCGAAAGAAATTGACCGCAACAACGCCGTGTTTGCCATACAGGGCAACCGCAACCCTTTTATTGACCACCCCGAGTATGTGCAGTGTGTGTGGGCTACATGCCTTGAGGACGAACCCGCCAACCACGCCACCGACTTCTCGGCGCACACCATCACGCTGAACTGGGCCGACGCCACCGGCGCCACCCTCCCCGACGGTTACCTCGTGCGCATGAGCAACCAGGGGTTTGACAATATCTTAGCCCCCGACGACGGAATCCCCGTTACCGACAACTTCTGGAACAAAAACGTTCCCTACGGCAAACAAACCGCAACCTTTGGCGGGCTGACACCCAACACGGTGTATTACTTTAAAATATTTGGCTACCGCGGCGCCGGCGCTACCATCGGCTACAAAACCGACGGCGCCATCCAACAGGTAAGTATCGAAGCAAAATAAACATATCGAACTAACAAGATGAACAAAATAACATTGAACATACCGGAAAGCATCAACCTGACAAATTTCGATCTGACAGTTTATGTTGCTGCAAAAATGTATGAAGACGGGCTTGTTTCAGCCGGACAGGCTTCCGAAATTGTTGGCATTTCCAAAAGGGCTTTTATCGAAATCCTGGGTAAGTATGGCGTGTCGCTATTCAGTCAGTCGGTAGATGATCTGGAAAAAGAGATAGCCAATACTAAATGCCTAAGTTAGCGAACAATTTAAAGATGAAAAATGCAATTTCAAAAAACGGTGTTCCAATTCGGCTCACAACAGAACGGTGGCAACACATTACAATTGGTCATCCGGACATAGCTGACTATTATTACGAAATACTTGAAACAATTGAAAATCCTGAAATAATTTACGAAGGAGACAATGACGCAAAAATTGCAGTTAAAATGTTTCAGGATAGAAATAATAAATTTGTAGTAACAGTTTATAAAGAATCAGGCGCAACCGATGGATTTGTAATAACAGCCTATTTTTCAACAAGGAAACAAGAATTTCAAAAGAAAAAAGTACTATGGAAACAACAGATGTAAAGGAAATGGAAAAAGCTCTTCCCTATTTTTTAAAGCATAAAACAGTGTGGGCATCCTACGACAGCGAAGCCGATGTGCTTTATTTACATTTTAAGAAACCCAATCATGCAGACAATTCAGAAATGACGGAAGATGAGATTATTATCCGCTATGAGAAAAAAGAAATTATTGGTTTAACCATATTAAACGCAAGCCAACGAATAAATTAACCACAATTCACCAGGTCTGATAAGATGCGACGAATTGAAATGAAGATGAGTGATAGCAGTTTTCAGGTTGTTCACGAGGAATCCGGCAAACGGACAGCAACCTTTAGCGGGCTTACACCCAACACGGTGTATTACTTTAAAATATTTGGTTACAGGGGCGCCGGCCCTACCATCGGCTACAAAACCGACGACCCCATTCAACAGGTAAGTATCGAAGCAAAATAAATCTTTAACTAACTAAAATTTAAAATCTTATGAAAAATTTTACAGTTTTAAAACTTTTTTCCCTGCTCATCGGAGTGATGTTGGCGGGGAGTGTATGGGGGCAGACTTCTTTTACCGCAACCTTCAATCTTGCAGGAAGTGGAAATGATGTCACAAGTTTCAATTATAATGGAACTGCTTATGTTGGTATTTCACCTGGTCCACTTGTAAAAGTTGGAATTACCAGTTCCAGCAGTACGGGTAATTTCCGAGGATCAAATTGGCCATTAGATCCTGCTACAATTGGTGACTTAGATGGTACTGTTGACTTAGGCAAATACATCGGCTTTACAGTAGCTCCGATTTCTGGTTACAAATTT
This window contains:
- a CDS encoding type II toxin-antitoxin system VapC family toxin, which translates into the protein MTYYFDTSALVKLFSNEAGSNKVKEIIDNPSNDIWVLELALVELMCAVFRKYRNHEINEQNLQRIEAAIENQFDLFNIVPMAGDLMNETLTLIKRFGKENGLRTLDALHIAGWLAVAGYDWQFVSSDRNQISVVIGLNYETLEI
- a CDS encoding endonuclease; the encoded protein is MPTTLRSFSALLLLSLLTSVLFAQIPPNYYNSAQGLTGASLKTALHNIIDDHTEKSYDYLWTAFQTTDDKSNGKVWDMYSDLPGNPPYEYTFSADQCSEATAPYENYCYNREHSWPRSWYGGAEDVPMYTDLFHVYPTDAWVNEQRSNFPYGQVNSPSTTTQNGSKLGSCSYPGYSGTVFEPIDAYKGDFARTYFYMVTRYEDLVATWYSNSSEANAVLQPNTFPVFETWFLNMLIAWHNADPVSAKEIDRNNAVFAIQGNRNPFIDHPEYVQCVWATCLEDEPANHATDFSAHTITLNWADATGATLPDGYLVRMSNQGFDNILAPDDGIPVTDNFWNKNVPYGKQTATFGGLTPNTVYYFKIFGYRGAGATIGYKTDGAIQQVSIEAK
- a CDS encoding UPF0175 family protein, coding for MNKITLNIPESINLTNFDLTVYVAAKMYEDGLVSAGQASEIVGISKRAFIEILGKYGVSLFSQSVDDLEKEIANTKCLS
- a CDS encoding DUF2283 domain-containing protein is translated as METTDVKEMEKALPYFLKHKTVWASYDSEADVLYLHFKKPNHADNSEMTEDEIIIRYEKKEIIGLTILNASQRIN
- a CDS encoding fibronectin type III domain-containing protein, with product MRRIEMKMSDSSFQVVHEESGKRTATFSGLTPNTVYYFKIFGYRGAGPTIGYKTDDPIQQVSIEAK